In the Enterobacter cloacae subsp. cloacae ATCC 13047 genome, ACCTGAAGCTAGCGCGTCTACCAATTCCGCCACCTTCGCCCAGTGCGAGCAATATCAACGTGATTTATGGTGCGAGGGGGGGGACTTGAACCCCCACGTCCGTAAGGACACTAACACCTGAAGCTAGCGCGTCTACCAATTCCGCCACCTTCGCATACCATCGATACTGTAAAAGTATCGTAACCACGGAGGCGCATTCTAGATGTTTTGAGCTTTACGTCAATAGAAAAATGCGCGCGTTGTTTTGATTGCTGCAAAAATGGCCGGAGGGGGATGGCACTTCTCCGGCAAACAATACCCGTGGATTACTTTTTAGCCTGACGCGTCATCACGGTACGGTAGACCTTAAAACGGCCCGTTTGCGCGATAACTTCATGGAAGCCGAAGGTTTCATCCAGCACTTTCGGGTACGGCAGAAACGCGTTGGCGACGATCCTCAGTTCACCCCCGCTGTTCAGGTGACGTACAGCGCCACGGATCAGCGTTTGCGCTGCTTCAAGGCTGGTTTCGATGCCATCGTGGAACGGCGGATTTGAAATAATCATGTCGAACCGACCGGTAACGTCAGAGAAGACGTTGCTGGCGAAGACATCCCCTTCGAAGCCGTTTGCGGCAAGCGTCGCACGGCTGGCTTCAACTGCTGGCGCGCTGACGTCACAGAGCGTCAGGCGGACTTTTGGTGAGTGGCTTGCCAGCACCGTGGCCAGTACCCCTGCACCGCAGCCTACGTCCAGCACTTTGCCTTTGGTGTGCGGCGTCAGCGTGGAGAGCAGCAGCTTACTGCCCACGTCCAGCCCGTCACGGCTGAAAACGCCCGGCAGGGTTTTAATGGTCAGGCCATCAAGCTGATACGCATCCCAGTATGTCCCGGCATCAAAGGAAGGCTGGTTTTCCAGACGACCATGATACAGGCCGCAGCGACGGGCGCTGTCGACTTTATTGAGCGGGGCGTACGCTTCCAGCATCTGCTCTGCGCTTCGCACGCCGCTGCGGTTCTCACCGACCACGAAAATATCGCACCCGACCGGCAGCAGAGAGAGCAGATTCATCAGCTGGAACTGCGCTTCCGGTTTGTTCTTCGGCCAGTAGTAGATCAGCGTGTCGCAGTCAGCAACATCACTCTGTTCCGCCACCAGGCTAAAGCGTGCGCGCTCGCCCATCTGGCGGCTCAGCACCTGCCAGTGGTGGTAGTATTGGGTATGGGCACGGCTTTCAGCACAGTCGAAACGCGCGGGCAGGTCATCCTGCATATCTCCGGCAAACAGAATACGGCTTTCTTCGAAATCATCACTGTGACGCAGCAAGACTTCACTTGCCGGGGTAAATGCAGACATGAATTGTTCCTCAATAAACTCAGGCGGGGATTATAGTAGGTAGATGGCGCACTTTCGACACATTTGCTATATTTGCGCGCCTGAGAGACAGGAGTTTTCGCTATGACATCCCGACGTGACTGGCAGTTGCAGCAGCTGGGTATCACCCAGTGGGCCTTGCGTCGCCCGACGGCGTTGCAGGGTGAAATCGCCATCGCCATCCCTGCGCATGTGCGTCTGGTGATGGTGGCGGAAGAACTGCCTGCCCTGAATGATGCCCTGATTGGTGATGTCCTTCGCAGCCTGAAGCTGACGGCCGACCAGGTTTTACAGCTGACGCCGGACAGGGTCGCCATGCTTCCTCCTGACAGCCATTGCAACTGCTGGCGAATGGGCGAGACAAACGACATATCCCTTTCCGGGAGCCAGATCAGCTCCCCCGTGCTGGAAGAGCTGAAAGCCAACCCAAAAGCGCGAAGCGCGCTATGGCAACAAATCTGCGAATATGAACACGATTTCTTCCCTCACGACGCCTGATCTGCCTGCGGCGTATGCGATTGAAACACGCGCCCATGCGTTTCCGTGGAGCGAAAAGACACTCGCCAGCAATCAGGGCGAACGGTATCTGAATTACCGCCTGGACGTTGACGGCACCCTGGCCGCATTTGCGATAACCCAGGTCGTTCTGGATGAGGCCACGCTGTTTAATATCGCGGTGGATCCCGCGTTTCAGCGCCGTGGGCTGGGAAGAGAACTGCTTACGCATCTCATTCGTGAGCTCGAAACCCGTGACGTTTTCACCCTGTGGCTGGAGGTGCGCGCGTCAAATGTCGCCGCCATCGCGCTCTATGAAAGCTTAGGCTTTAACGAGGCGACAATTCGCCGTAACTACTACCCGACCGCAGAGGGACGTGAAGACGCCATTATTATGGCTCTGCCGATTGGATAACGAAAAATAAGGTTGTAACGATGAAATGGGACTGGATTTTCTTTGACGCCGACGAAACGCTCTTTACGTTCGATTCGTTCGGTGGTCTACAGCGGATGTTTTTGGACTATAGCGTGACCTTCACCGCTGAAGATTTTCAGGACTATCAGGCGGTGAATAAACCGCTGTGGGTGGATTACCAGAACGGTGCCATCACCGCGTTACAACTGCAGCACCAGCGTTTCGATGTCTGGGCCGAACGGTTAAATGTAAGTCCAGGCGCGTTAAACGAGGCATTCCTCAATGCGATGGCCGATATCTGCGCCCCGCTGCCGGGGGCGGTTTCCCTGCTTGATTCGCTGAAAGGCAAGGTCAAACTGGGGATCATCACCAACGGTTTTACCGCGCTGCAGCAGATTCGCCTTGAGCGCACGGGCCTGCGCGATCATTTCGACGCGCTGGTGATCTCAGAAGAGGTGGGCGTGCCGAAGCCGGATCCGCGTATTTTTGATTATGCACTGGCGCAAGCCGGCAACCCCGATCGCGACCGTGTGCTGATGGTGGGTGATACCGCGGAGTCGGATATTCTGGGCGGCATCAATTCTGGTCTGTCGACCGTCTGGTTGAATGCGCATGGCCGCATGAAGCCAGAAGGTATTGAGCCAACCTGGACCGTAACGTCGTTGAACGAACTGGAGCAGCTCCTGTGTAAACAATGATTGCCTGCCCCCCATTGATGGGTAAAATAGCCGCATTTTTCGTATTCCATGATGCGCGGCCTGCTGTCGCGCTTATATAAGAAGATTTGATTATGACGTTGTCTCCTTATCTGCAAGAGGTGGCCAAACGCCGCACTTTTGCCATTATCTCGCACCCGGATGCCGGTAAAACCACCATCACCGAGAAGGTGCTGCTTTTCGGACAGGCCATCCAGACCGCCGGTACCGTAAAGGGCCGTGGCTCCAGCCAGCACGCAAAATCTGACTGGATGGAGATGGAAAAACAGCGTGGTATTTCGATTACCACCTCCGTGATGCAGTTCCCGTATCACGACTGCCTGGTGAACCTGCTGGACACCCCAGGCCACGAAGACTTCTCCGAAGATACCTACCGTACGCTGACGGCGGTGGACTGCTGCCTGATGGTGATCGACGCCGCAAAAGGTGTAGAAGACCGTACCCGTAAGCTGATGGAAGTGACCCGTCTGCGCGATACGCCAATCCTCACCTTTATGAACAAACTCGACCGTGACATCCGTGATCCGATGGAGCTGATGGATGAAGTGGAAAACGAGCTGAAGATTGCCTGTGCGCCCATCACCTGGCCAATTGGCTGCGGTAAGCTGTTTAAAGGTGTTTACCACCTTTATAAAGACGAAACCTATCTGTATCAGACAGGTAAAGGCCACACCATTCAGGAAGTGCGCATCGTGAAAGGTCTGGATAACCCGGATCTGGACGCCGCGGTGGGTGACGAGCTGGCTGCACAGCTGCGTGACGAGCTGGAGCTGGTGAAAGGCGCATCTCATGAGTTCGATAAAGAGCTGTTCCTGAGCGGCGAAATTACCCCGGTCTTCTTTGGTACCGCTCTGGGTAACTTCGGCGTCGACCATATGCTCGACGGTCTGGTGGAGTGGGCGCCGCAGCCGATGCCACGTAAAACCGACACCCGTGAAGTGGAAGCGAGAGAAGAGAAGTTCACCGGCTTCGTCTTTAAAATTCAGGCCAATATGGACCCGAAACACCGTGACCGCGTGGCCTTTATGCGCGTGGTGTCCGGCAAGTATGAAAAGGGTATGAAGCTGCGTCAGGTGCGTATCGGTAAAGATGTGGTGATCTCCGACGCGCTGACCTTCATGGCGGGCGACCGTTCGCACGTGGAAGAAGCGTATCCGGGTGACATCATCGGTCTGCATAACCATGGCACCATCCAGATCGGTGATACCTTCACGCAGGGCGAAATGATGAAGTTCACCGGGATTCCGAACTTCGCGCCAGAGCTGTTCCGCCGCATTCGCCTGAAAGATCCGCTGAAGCAGAAACAGTTGCTGAAAGGGCTGGTGCAGCTTTCCGAAGAGGGTGCTGTGCAGGTCTTCCGTCCAATCGCGAATAACGATCTGATCGTGGGTGCGGTGGGTGTGCTGCAGTTCGACGTGGTGGTTGCGCGTCTGAAGAGCGAATACAACGTGGAAGCGATTTACGAATCGGTCAACGTGGCGACCGCGCGCTGGGTTGAATGTGCTGACGTGAAGAAATTCGAGGAGTTCAAGCGTAAGAACGAAGTTCAGCTGGCGCTGGATGGCGGTGATAATCTGACCTATATCGCCCCAACCATGGTTAACCTGAATCTGACGCAGGAACGTTATCCTGACGTACAGTTCCGCAAAACGCGCGAACACTAATCCCCTCTCAGAGCACGGCAGCCGCCGTGCTCTTCTTTATTTCCTGTCTTATTAGTCCCTTGCGGAATGTTCTTAATTCATCGCATTTTAGCGCTTTTTGCTCGTTTTTTGCCCGAAACTGAAAGCACCTCTGTGAGAGTGATCTATATTTAACTCAGTGTTTAGCTCCGGGTGTGGATGAATAAACTGTTCAATGCATGACTTTAGGTTCTCCATTTTGCCCGTGTGTCTATTCGCAATATATAAAACTACTAAGGAAGTATGTAGCCCGAATAACGGGCAAAACACAGGAATACATCGATGAATATGACAAGACTGAAGATTTCTAAAACTCTGCTGGCGGTGACATTGGGTAGCGTTCTGGTAAGCGGCTCCGCTCTGGCGGAATCCAGCACCATGGATAAAGCGCAAAACACCGCTAATACCGCAGGGGAAAAAATCGATAGCTCTATGAATAAAGTCGGTAATTTCATGGATGACAGCTCAATCACAGCAAAAGTGAAAGCCGCGCTGGTAGATGATGAAGCTATCAAGAGCACCGATATTTCCGTAAAAACCGAGCAAAAAGTCGTCACCCTGAGCGGCTTTGTTGAAAGCCAGGCCCAGGCCGAACAGGCCGTAAAAGTGGCGAAGGGTGTTGAAGGCGTTGCGTCTGTAAGTGACAAACTGCACGTCCGTGACAGCAAAAACGCGTCGGTGAAAGGCTATGCAGGCGATGCCGCTACGACCAGCGAAATCAAAGCTAAACTGTTAGCTGACGACATCGTGCCATCGCGTAAAGTCAAAGTGGAAACCACCGACGGTGTGGTTCAGCTTTCCGGTACGGTAGATTCTCAGGCGCAAATTGACCGCGCCGAATCCATTGCGAAAGCGATTGATGGTGTGAAAAGCGTTAAAAACGATCTGAAAACGAAGTAAACCTGCACGATTCGCCCGACAGGCCAGCCCTGCGGGCGAAATAAAAATGACTCTGGAAAAACGCCGGTGAGTGACCTGAGCGCTCATATTTAGCGGCCGACATTAACTATGGTAAAGGAGAGGCTTATGTTTCGTTGGGGCATTATATTTCTGGTTATCGCGTTAATTGCCGCCGCTTTGGGCTTTGGCGGACTGGCGGGTACAGCGGCCTGGGCAGCTAAAATTGTCTTCGTTGTCGGTATCATCCTGTTCCTGGTGAGCCTGTTTACGGGACGCAGACGTCCGTAGCAAACGCAATATTCCTTAAACAAAAAAAAGCCAGTCGTGATGACTGGCTTTTTCTTATTTGCGTTGTTGGTCGGGTGCGTTACTGTGGAGAGAGAAAATAATCAAAACAGGAAAGCAGAGGTGGGGCAACGAATTCCCGTTACGCTCGGCAATATTGCGCCGCTGACGTTAAAACCGTTTCGTGCTGGTCAACTTGCGCTGGTTTGCGAGGGGGGTGGGCAGCGCGGCATTTTTACCGCCGGCGTGCTGGATGAATTTATGCGCGCGCAATTCAACCCGTTTGACCTTTACTTCGGCACGTCTGCCGGGGCGCAGAACCTGTCTGCCTATGTCTGTAACCAGCCTGGCTACGCGCGAAAAGTCATTATGCGCTACACCACGGCGAAAGAATTTTTTAACCCGGTGCGCTTCGTGCGGGGCGGCAACCTGATCGATCTCGACTGGCTGCTGGAATCCACCTCCAGCCAGATGCCGCTGGCGATGGATACCGCCGCACGCCTGTTTGATAGCGGCAAAGCGTTCTGGATGTGCGCCAGCCGGGGCGATGATTATTCCCCGGGCTATTTCTCTCCGCAAAAAGAGAACTGGCTGGATATCATCCGTGCCTCCAGCGCCATTCCCGGCTTTTATCGGACCGGCGCGCTGCTGGACGGCATCAGCTATCTCGACGGCGGCATCAGTGACGCGGTGCCGGTGCAGGAAGCGGCCCGGCGGGGGGCGAAAACCATTGTGGTGATCCGCACTGTGCCGTCGCAAATGTACTACACGCCGCAGTGGTTTAAACGGATGGAGCGCTGGCTGGGCGACAGCAGTCTGCAGCCGCTGGTGAATATCGCGAAGCAGCATGAAACCACCTACGGCGCGATGCAACGCTTTATTGAAAAACCGCCGGGTAAGCTGCGTATTTTTGAAATTTATCCGCCGAAACCGCTGGTCAGTATGGCGCTCGGCAGCCGTGTTCCCGCGCTGCGTGCAGATTATAAAACGGGGCGACTGTGCGGACGCTACTTCCTGGCGACGGTTGGAAAAATGCTGGCAGAGCAACCGCCGCTGCACCGGCACAAACACATTATTACGCCGCCTGCGATTGTGGCTAACGATCCGCTGACCGTGCCACTGGTGGATGTCCCGCAGGCGAATGACGCTTTACTGGATAACGAGGATCTGGCGTGACGCACCGTTTTGTTGATACCCACTGCCACTTTGATTTTCCGCCGTTTACGGGGGACGAGACGCAGAGCATTGAGCGCGCCGCTCAGGCGGGTATCCACGCGATGATTGTGCCTGCAATCGAAGTGGACAGATTCGAGCGCGTGCTTGATCTCGCCCGCCGCCATGATGCGCTGTATGCCGCGCTGGGTCTGCATCCTATAGTGATAGAACACCATCTGGACGAACATCTCGACGTACTGGATGCGGCGCTGCAAACCCGCGAAAACAAACTGGTCGCGATGGGTGAGATCGGCCTCGATCTCTATCGCGATAATCCGCAGTTTGAACGCCAGCAGAGGATCTTTGATGCCCAGCTCAGGCTGGCAAAGCGTCACGATCTGCCGGTGATCCTCCACTCACGACGTACGCACGACAAACTGGCGATGCACCTGAAACGCATCGATCTGCCGCGAAAAGGGGTAGTGCACGGTTTCTCCGGTAGCCTGCAGCAGGCGCAGCGTTTTATTGAACTGGGCTATAAGATTGGCGTGGGCGGTACCATTACCTATCCCCGGGCCAGCAAAACGCGCGACGTAATGGCACAGTTACCGCTGTCTGCTCTGTTACTGGAAACGGATGCTCCTGATATGCCATTAAACGGTTTTCAGGGACAGCCGAACCGCCCGGAACAGGCGGCACGCGTGTTTACCACGCTGTGTGAACTGCGTGAGGAGCCGGAAACGGAGATTGCAGATGCGCTGCTGGAAAATACCCGCGCGCTGTTTGGCATCACGCTATAGGTAAAGTGCCGGGCGGATCACCGTGATGTGCTGTTTTTCGAGCGCCAGCGCCAGCGGCTCGATGTCCTCCGGTGTAGCGCTGCGCCATGACGCCGCCTCGCCGTAAACCCCGTGCGCGTGAAACGCGTTAATGCGCACCGGCACATTCCCCAGCCCGAGGATAAATGTCGTCAGGGGCTTAAGATGCTCCAGATAATCGCACTGCTCAGGGATCACCAGTAAACGCAGTTCCGCCAGCCGCTGATGCTGCGCCAGCCAGCGAATGCTCTGCTTAATCTGCGGGTTTTCGCGTCCGGTCAGCACGCGGTGATGTTCGTTTCCCCACGCCTTGAGATCCACCATCGCGCCATCCAGTACCGGCAGCAGTCTTTGCCAGCCGGTTTCCCCCAGCAGACCGTTACTGTCCACCAGACATGTAAGGTGGCGCAGGGCGGGATCCGTTTTGATCGCCGTGAACAGGGCGATCAAAAACGGCAACTGGGTAGTGGCTTCGCCGCCGCTCACGGTAACCCCTTCAATAAAAGGGGCGGCTTTACGGACCTGCGCGAGGATCTCTTCCACGCTCAGGCGCTGCGCCATTGGCGTTGCCTGCTGCTGGCACAGATGCAGGCAGGTATCGCACTGCTGGCACTGACTCTCCTGCCACCAGACGCGCCCGGCCTGAATGTTCAGTGCATCGTGCGGACAGTGGGGCACGCAGTCGCCGCAGTCGTTGCAGCGCCCGATGGTCCACGGGTTGTGGCAGGTTTTACAGCGCAGGTTACAGCCCTGCAGGAAGAGGGCCAGGCGGCTGCCCGGCCCGTCCACGCAGGAGAAGGGGATAACCTGACTAACTAAAGCGCATCTGCTGTTCATGGCTGACCACGCGCGGCTGACGTTCCAGAATGCGGGTATTGCGTGCGGCTTCTTCGCCAAGCCAGGTGGTATTGGTGCGCGATCCGGCTTCGCGATACTGTGCCAGATCCGACAGCCGCACCATATAGCCGGTCACGCGCACCAGATCGTTACCGGCTACGTTGGCGGTAAATTCCCGCATACCGGCCTTAAACGCCCCCAGGCACAGCTGCACGACCGCCTGCGGATTGCGTTTTACCGTCTCATCCAGCGTTAGAATGTCGCTGATCCCGGCGGAGTAGTGCGGGTGATGCGGCGCCACGGCCAG is a window encoding:
- the rsmC gene encoding 16S rRNA (guanine(1207)-N(2))-methyltransferase RsmC, whose protein sequence is MSAFTPASEVLLRHSDDFEESRILFAGDMQDDLPARFDCAESRAHTQYYHHWQVLSRQMGERARFSLVAEQSDVADCDTLIYYWPKNKPEAQFQLMNLLSLLPVGCDIFVVGENRSGVRSAEQMLEAYAPLNKVDSARRCGLYHGRLENQPSFDAGTYWDAYQLDGLTIKTLPGVFSRDGLDVGSKLLLSTLTPHTKGKVLDVGCGAGVLATVLASHSPKVRLTLCDVSAPAVEASRATLAANGFEGDVFASNVFSDVTGRFDMIISNPPFHDGIETSLEAAQTLIRGAVRHLNSGGELRIVANAFLPYPKVLDETFGFHEVIAQTGRFKVYRTVMTRQAKK
- a CDS encoding DNA polymerase III subunit psi, encoding MTSRRDWQLQQLGITQWALRRPTALQGEIAIAIPAHVRLVMVAEELPALNDALIGDVLRSLKLTADQVLQLTPDRVAMLPPDSHCNCWRMGETNDISLSGSQISSPVLEELKANPKARSALWQQICEYEHDFFPHDA
- the rimI gene encoding ribosomal protein S18-alanine N-acetyltransferase, which gives rise to MNTISSLTTPDLPAAYAIETRAHAFPWSEKTLASNQGERYLNYRLDVDGTLAAFAITQVVLDEATLFNIAVDPAFQRRGLGRELLTHLIRELETRDVFTLWLEVRASNVAAIALYESLGFNEATIRRNYYPTAEGREDAIIMALPIG
- the yjjG gene encoding pyrimidine 5'-nucleotidase, which produces MKWDWIFFDADETLFTFDSFGGLQRMFLDYSVTFTAEDFQDYQAVNKPLWVDYQNGAITALQLQHQRFDVWAERLNVSPGALNEAFLNAMADICAPLPGAVSLLDSLKGKVKLGIITNGFTALQQIRLERTGLRDHFDALVISEEVGVPKPDPRIFDYALAQAGNPDRDRVLMVGDTAESDILGGINSGLSTVWLNAHGRMKPEGIEPTWTVTSLNELEQLLCKQ
- the prfC gene encoding peptide chain release factor 3 — translated: MTLSPYLQEVAKRRTFAIISHPDAGKTTITEKVLLFGQAIQTAGTVKGRGSSQHAKSDWMEMEKQRGISITTSVMQFPYHDCLVNLLDTPGHEDFSEDTYRTLTAVDCCLMVIDAAKGVEDRTRKLMEVTRLRDTPILTFMNKLDRDIRDPMELMDEVENELKIACAPITWPIGCGKLFKGVYHLYKDETYLYQTGKGHTIQEVRIVKGLDNPDLDAAVGDELAAQLRDELELVKGASHEFDKELFLSGEITPVFFGTALGNFGVDHMLDGLVEWAPQPMPRKTDTREVEAREEKFTGFVFKIQANMDPKHRDRVAFMRVVSGKYEKGMKLRQVRIGKDVVISDALTFMAGDRSHVEEAYPGDIIGLHNHGTIQIGDTFTQGEMMKFTGIPNFAPELFRRIRLKDPLKQKQLLKGLVQLSEEGAVQVFRPIANNDLIVGAVGVLQFDVVVARLKSEYNVEAIYESVNVATARWVECADVKKFEEFKRKNEVQLALDGGDNLTYIAPTMVNLNLTQERYPDVQFRKTREH
- the osmY gene encoding molecular chaperone OsmY, which produces MNMTRLKISKTLLAVTLGSVLVSGSALAESSTMDKAQNTANTAGEKIDSSMNKVGNFMDDSSITAKVKAALVDDEAIKSTDISVKTEQKVVTLSGFVESQAQAEQAVKVAKGVEGVASVSDKLHVRDSKNASVKGYAGDAATTSEIKAKLLADDIVPSRKVKVETTDGVVQLSGTVDSQAQIDRAESIAKAIDGVKSVKNDLKTK
- a CDS encoding DUF1328 domain-containing protein, which codes for MFRWGIIFLVIALIAAALGFGGLAGTAAWAAKIVFVVGIILFLVSLFTGRRRP
- a CDS encoding patatin-like phospholipase family protein is translated as MGQRIPVTLGNIAPLTLKPFRAGQLALVCEGGGQRGIFTAGVLDEFMRAQFNPFDLYFGTSAGAQNLSAYVCNQPGYARKVIMRYTTAKEFFNPVRFVRGGNLIDLDWLLESTSSQMPLAMDTAARLFDSGKAFWMCASRGDDYSPGYFSPQKENWLDIIRASSAIPGFYRTGALLDGISYLDGGISDAVPVQEAARRGAKTIVVIRTVPSQMYYTPQWFKRMERWLGDSSLQPLVNIAKQHETTYGAMQRFIEKPPGKLRIFEIYPPKPLVSMALGSRVPALRADYKTGRLCGRYFLATVGKMLAEQPPLHRHKHIITPPAIVANDPLTVPLVDVPQANDALLDNEDLA
- a CDS encoding metal-dependent hydrolase, coding for MTHRFVDTHCHFDFPPFTGDETQSIERAAQAGIHAMIVPAIEVDRFERVLDLARRHDALYAALGLHPIVIEHHLDEHLDVLDAALQTRENKLVAMGEIGLDLYRDNPQFERQQRIFDAQLRLAKRHDLPVILHSRRTHDKLAMHLKRIDLPRKGVVHGFSGSLQQAQRFIELGYKIGVGGTITYPRASKTRDVMAQLPLSALLLETDAPDMPLNGFQGQPNRPEQAARVFTTLCELREEPETEIADALLENTRALFGITL
- a CDS encoding YjjW family glycine radical enzyme activase, giving the protein MNSRCALVSQVIPFSCVDGPGSRLALFLQGCNLRCKTCHNPWTIGRCNDCGDCVPHCPHDALNIQAGRVWWQESQCQQCDTCLHLCQQQATPMAQRLSVEEILAQVRKAAPFIEGVTVSGGEATTQLPFLIALFTAIKTDPALRHLTCLVDSNGLLGETGWQRLLPVLDGAMVDLKAWGNEHHRVLTGRENPQIKQSIRWLAQHQRLAELRLLVIPEQCDYLEHLKPLTTFILGLGNVPVRINAFHAHGVYGEAASWRSATPEDIEPLALALEKQHITVIRPALYL